A stretch of Anolis sagrei isolate rAnoSag1 chromosome X, rAnoSag1.mat, whole genome shotgun sequence DNA encodes these proteins:
- the LOC137097994 gene encoding phospholipase A2 inhibitor and Ly6/PLAUR domain-containing protein-like: protein MFATCTFYLLFAVLTLVTAEDTPELVTCQQCNSSSPCDATCNVTKNVGSCFLAVEENSLGGKNETFFSKGCSTSPGISLFFSVTLGKGYFLKSNLTYCNEDKCNYGEPSISTNLTPNGLACPSCFNSTDNSCTVETVPCTGIEKYCTSAYGVRQKTDTQEASLFVAQGCATESVKDAPQPLDILLPKETYGVLKINTYKAPPVSLTTTAPTTTPNGTPSLQSISFVLLLTGLSWMLLVNVVS from the exons ATGTTTGCCACTTGCACCTTTTACCTTCTCTTTGCTGTTTTGACTCTAGTTACTGCTGAAGACACTCCTG AGCTAGTGACATGCCAACAGTGTAATAGTTCCTCTCCCTGTGACGCTACTTGTAATGTTACGAAGAATGTAGGCAGCTGTTTCCTTGCTGTGGAAGAAAACTCATTGG gcGGTAAGAATgagacatttttttccaaaggatGTTCGACATCTCCAGGCATATCCCTCTTCTTCTCTGTCACTCTGGGGAAAGGATACTTTCTCAAGTCCAACTTAACATATTGCAACGAAGACAAGTGCAACTATGGCGAACCTTCAA TTTCAACAAACCTTACACCGAATGGACTAGCGTGCCCATCGTGTTTCAATAGTACGGATAATTCCTGCACTGTGGAGACAGTCCCATGCACAGGAATAGAAAAGTATTGTACTAGTGCATATGGAGTGCGACAGAAAACAG ATACCCAAGAAGCATCTTTGTTTGTTGCACAAGGCTGTGccacagaatctgtgaaagatGCTCCTCAACCTCTAGATATCCTGCTACCGAAGGAGACCTACGGTGTTTTGAAGATTAATACCTATAAGGCACCCCCTGTTTCTCTTACCACAACTGCACCTACCACAACTCCTAATGGGACCCCATCCCTACAAAGCATCTCATTTGTCCTTTTGCTGACTGGTCTATCTTGGATGCTACTGGTGAACGTGGTCTCTTAA